A DNA window from Actinokineospora baliensis contains the following coding sequences:
- a CDS encoding S8 family peptidase — MGMSRAARMRRIGGIGLAVTATVATAAVGFSLSNSATAAEGPILGADKPTAIAGSYIVVLKDGVSAAAATSTSDGITKKFGGTIKQRFSQTVKGYSAKMTEQQAKYTAADPSVAYVEADQKVVASADQLTPPSWGLDRVDQAALPLNNKYTYATTASNVNVYVIDTGVNLTHADFGGRAVSGTDKVDNDNNATDCNGHGTHVAGTIAGSTYGVAKAAKIIGVRVLDCNGSGSTAGVIAGVDWVTANRVKPAVANMSLGGAASTALDQAVQRSIAAGVTYAVAGGNSNANACSYSPARVPEAITVGATTKTDARASFSNYGTCTDIFAPGEGITSAWIGGTTAKNTISGTSMASPHVAGVAALYLATNPNATPAQVATALLGAAATGKVTNEGTGSPNKLLQVVAAPTTTPTPTPTPTPTPTPTPTPVGCAAVTAATKVTIPDMGAAVTSQVTVNCTGKADVASKVTVDVIHTYRGDISIDLIAPDGTTYRLKNTSTSDSADNIKETYTVNLSAKNAAGIWKLSVKDGYKADVGYLNSWTLDV; from the coding sequence GGCCGCCGAAGGCCCCATCCTGGGTGCCGACAAGCCGACCGCCATCGCGGGCAGCTACATCGTCGTCCTCAAGGACGGGGTCTCCGCCGCGGCGGCCACCTCGACCTCCGACGGCATCACCAAGAAGTTCGGCGGCACCATCAAGCAGCGCTTCTCCCAGACGGTGAAGGGCTACTCGGCCAAGATGACCGAGCAGCAGGCCAAGTACACCGCGGCGGACCCGTCGGTCGCCTACGTCGAGGCCGACCAGAAGGTCGTCGCCAGCGCCGACCAGCTGACCCCGCCGTCGTGGGGCCTCGACCGCGTCGACCAGGCCGCGCTGCCGCTGAACAACAAGTACACCTACGCCACCACCGCGTCGAACGTGAACGTCTACGTCATCGACACCGGCGTCAACCTCACGCACGCCGACTTCGGCGGGCGCGCGGTCAGCGGCACCGACAAGGTGGACAACGACAACAACGCCACCGACTGCAACGGCCACGGCACGCACGTGGCGGGCACCATCGCGGGCAGCACCTACGGCGTCGCCAAGGCCGCCAAGATCATCGGCGTCCGGGTGCTCGACTGCAACGGCTCCGGCAGCACCGCCGGGGTCATCGCCGGTGTCGACTGGGTGACCGCGAACCGGGTCAAGCCCGCCGTGGCCAACATGAGCCTCGGCGGCGCCGCCTCCACCGCGCTCGACCAGGCCGTGCAGCGCTCCATCGCCGCGGGCGTCACCTACGCGGTGGCCGGTGGCAACTCCAACGCCAACGCCTGCTCGTACTCCCCGGCCCGCGTGCCGGAGGCGATCACCGTCGGCGCCACCACGAAGACCGATGCCCGCGCCAGCTTCTCCAACTACGGCACGTGCACCGACATCTTCGCCCCGGGCGAGGGCATCACCTCGGCGTGGATCGGCGGCACCACCGCCAAGAACACCATCTCCGGCACCTCGATGGCTTCCCCGCACGTGGCGGGCGTGGCCGCGCTCTACCTGGCCACCAACCCGAACGCCACCCCGGCGCAGGTCGCCACCGCCCTGCTGGGCGCCGCGGCCACCGGCAAGGTCACCAACGAGGGCACCGGCTCGCCGAACAAGCTGCTGCAGGTCGTCGCGGCCCCCACCACGACGCCCACCCCGACCCCGACGCCCACGCCCACCCCGACCCCCACGCCGACCCCGGTCGGCTGCGCCGCGGTCACCGCCGCGACCAAGGTCACCATCCCGGACATGGGCGCCGCGGTCACCAGCCAGGTCACCGTCAACTGCACCGGCAAGGCCGACGTGGCCAGCAAGGTCACCGTCGACGTCATCCACACCTACCGCGGTGACATCAGCATCGACCTGATCGCGCCGGACGGCACCACCTACCGGCTGAAGAACACCTCCACCAGCGACTCGGCGGACAACATCAAGGAGACCTACACGGTCAACCTGTCCGCCAAGAACGCCGCAGGCATCTGGAAGCTGTCGGTCAAGGACGGCTACAAGGCCGACGTCGGCTACCTCAACAGCTGGACCCTCGACGTCTGA
- the truA gene encoding tRNA pseudouridine(38-40) synthase TruA: MAYDGTDFSGWAVQPERRTVCGVLEEALFHVLRRKVRLTVAGRTDAGVHATGQVAHADLPADVDPDGLVFRLGRALPADVRVTGARRVPAEFDARFGALRRHYEYRVCDRQWTADPLRRNHVVTWPRPLDLDALNAASALLLGEHDFVAFCKRREGATTIRELQRLEWTRSADGTLTAFVSADAFCHSMVRSLVGALLAVGESRKPLDWPASMLTATTRPSAITVAPAHGLALTAVDYPADEDLALRAEQTRRVRTR, encoded by the coding sequence ATCGCCTACGACGGCACCGACTTCTCCGGGTGGGCCGTGCAGCCCGAGCGGCGCACGGTGTGCGGTGTGCTGGAGGAAGCGCTCTTCCACGTCCTGCGCCGCAAGGTCCGGCTCACCGTGGCGGGCCGCACGGACGCGGGCGTGCACGCGACGGGCCAGGTCGCGCACGCGGATCTGCCCGCGGACGTCGACCCCGACGGACTGGTGTTCCGGCTTGGGCGAGCGTTGCCCGCGGATGTTCGGGTCACCGGTGCGCGGCGGGTCCCCGCAGAGTTCGACGCGCGCTTCGGGGCGCTGCGCCGCCACTACGAGTACCGGGTGTGCGACCGGCAGTGGACCGCGGATCCCTTGCGCCGCAACCACGTCGTCACCTGGCCCCGGCCGCTCGACCTGGACGCCCTCAACGCGGCCTCGGCACTGCTGTTGGGCGAACACGACTTCGTCGCCTTCTGCAAGCGCCGCGAGGGCGCGACGACGATCCGCGAGCTCCAGCGCCTCGAGTGGACCAGGTCCGCCGACGGCACCCTGACCGCCTTCGTCTCGGCGGACGCCTTCTGCCACTCCATGGTCCGCAGCCTCGTCGGCGCCCTCCTGGCCGTCGGCGAGTCCCGCAAACCCCTCGACTGGCCCGCGTCCATGCTGACCGCCACCACCCGCCCCAGCGCCATCACCGTCGCCCCCGCCCACGGCCTCGCCCTCACCGCCGTCGACTACCCGGCTGACGAGGACCTGGCCCTGCGCGCCGAGCAGACCCGGCGCGTGCGGACCCGGTAG
- the rplQ gene encoding 50S ribosomal protein L17, producing the protein MPTPTKGARLGGGPAHERLLLANLATALFEHGRITTTEAKAKRLRPYAEKLITKAKVGDLHNRREIMKVIRDKDVVQRLCTEIGPFFSDRNGGYTRITKTMPRKGDNAPMAVIELIQEKTVTAEAEAARKTKFAKDAKKDEAPAAEETTVEDAKVEDKVEDAPEADTTEAAETSEATESAEDKDKS; encoded by the coding sequence ATGCCCACCCCAACCAAGGGCGCCCGCCTCGGCGGCGGCCCGGCCCACGAGCGGCTGCTGCTGGCCAACCTGGCCACCGCGCTGTTCGAGCACGGCCGGATCACCACCACCGAGGCCAAGGCGAAGCGGTTGCGCCCCTACGCCGAGAAGCTGATCACCAAGGCGAAGGTCGGTGACCTGCACAACCGCCGCGAGATCATGAAGGTGATCCGCGACAAGGACGTCGTGCAGCGCCTGTGCACCGAGATCGGCCCGTTCTTCAGCGACCGCAACGGTGGCTACACCCGGATCACCAAGACCATGCCGCGCAAGGGCGACAACGCCCCCATGGCCGTGATCGAGCTGATCCAGGAGAAGACGGTCACCGCCGAGGCCGAGGCCGCGCGCAAGACCAAGTTCGCCAAGGACGCCAAGAAGGACGAGGCGCCCGCGGCGGAGGAGACCACGGTCGAGGACGCCAAGGTCGAGGACAAGGTGGAGGACGCCCCCGAGGCCGACACCACTGAGGCCGCGGAGACCAGCGAGGCCACCGAGTCCGCTGAGGACAAGGACAAGTCCTGA
- a CDS encoding DNA-directed RNA polymerase subunit alpha, whose amino-acid sequence MLISQRPGLAEEPVNETRSRFVIEPLEPGFGYTLGNSLRRTLLSSIPGASVTSIRIDGVLHEFTTVPGVKEDVTDIILNLKELVVSSEEDEPVTMYLRKQGPGEVTAGDIVPPAGVTVHNPDLHIATLNGKGKLEIELVVERGRGYVPAVQNKQAGAEIGRIPVDSIYSPVLKVTYKVEATRVEQRTDFDKLILDVETKPSITPRDAVASAGKTLVELFGLARELNVDAEGIEIGPSPQEADTIAAYAMPIEDLDLTVRSYNCLKREGIHTVGELVSRSEADLLDIRNFGAKSIDEVKMKLVGLGLALKDSPPGFDPTAAATDFAADTWTDSADTGTDDGQDYAETEQL is encoded by the coding sequence GTGCTCATCTCACAGCGTCCTGGCCTCGCCGAGGAGCCGGTCAACGAGACCCGCTCCCGCTTCGTCATCGAGCCGCTCGAGCCCGGTTTCGGCTACACCCTGGGCAACTCGCTGCGGCGGACCCTGCTGTCCTCGATCCCCGGCGCCTCGGTCACCAGCATCCGCATCGACGGCGTGCTGCACGAGTTCACCACCGTGCCGGGGGTCAAGGAGGACGTCACCGACATCATCCTCAACCTCAAGGAGCTCGTCGTCTCCTCGGAGGAGGACGAGCCGGTGACGATGTACCTGCGCAAGCAGGGCCCCGGTGAGGTGACCGCCGGTGACATCGTGCCGCCAGCCGGCGTCACGGTGCACAACCCCGACCTGCACATCGCGACCCTGAACGGCAAGGGCAAGCTGGAGATCGAGCTCGTCGTCGAGCGCGGTCGCGGCTACGTCCCCGCCGTGCAGAACAAGCAGGCGGGCGCGGAGATCGGCCGGATCCCGGTCGACTCGATCTACTCGCCGGTCCTCAAGGTCACCTACAAGGTCGAGGCCACCCGCGTCGAGCAGCGCACCGACTTCGACAAGCTCATCCTGGACGTGGAGACCAAGCCGTCGATCACCCCGCGCGACGCCGTGGCGTCCGCCGGCAAGACGCTGGTCGAGCTGTTCGGGTTGGCGCGCGAGCTCAACGTCGACGCCGAGGGCATCGAGATCGGCCCGTCGCCGCAGGAAGCGGACACCATCGCCGCCTACGCGATGCCGATCGAGGACCTCGACCTCACCGTGCGCTCCTACAACTGCCTCAAGCGCGAGGGCATCCACACCGTGGGTGAGCTCGTCTCGCGCAGCGAGGCGGACCTGCTGGACATCCGCAACTTCGGTGCCAAGTCCATCGACGAGGTCAAGATGAAGCTCGTCGGCCTGGGCCTGGCGCTCAAGGACAGCCCGCCCGGGTTCGACCCCACCGCGGCCGCGACCGACTTCGCTGCCGACACGTGGACCGACAGCGCGGACACCGGCACCGACGACGGCCAGGACTACGCAGAGACCGAGCAGCTCTAG
- the rpsD gene encoding 30S ribosomal protein S4: protein MARYTGPATRISRRLKVDLVGGDQAFERRPYPPGQHGRGRTKDTEYLQQLQEKQKARYTYGILERQFRRYYETAVRRKGKTGEVLLQLLESRLDNVVYRAGLARTRRQARQLVSHGHFIVNGKKVNIPSFQVSKFDIIDVKPKSLPTLPFVAAKESVGDRPIPGWLQLVPSTLRILVHQLPERAQIDVPVTEQLIVEFYSK, encoded by the coding sequence ATGGCACGTTACACCGGTCCGGCCACCCGGATCTCCCGTCGGCTCAAGGTCGACCTCGTCGGCGGCGACCAGGCGTTCGAGCGCCGTCCCTACCCGCCCGGCCAGCACGGCCGCGGTCGGACCAAGGACACCGAGTACCTGCAGCAGCTGCAGGAGAAGCAGAAGGCGCGCTACACCTACGGCATCCTCGAGCGGCAGTTCCGCCGCTACTACGAGACCGCCGTGCGCCGCAAGGGCAAGACCGGCGAGGTCCTGCTCCAGCTGCTGGAGTCCCGCCTGGACAACGTGGTCTACCGCGCCGGCCTGGCCCGCACCCGCCGCCAGGCGCGGCAGCTGGTCAGCCACGGGCACTTCATCGTGAACGGCAAGAAGGTCAACATCCCCAGCTTCCAGGTGTCGAAGTTCGACATCATCGACGTGAAGCCGAAGTCGTTGCCGACGCTGCCGTTCGTCGCCGCCAAGGAGTCCGTCGGCGACCGCCCGATCCCGGGCTGGCTGCAGCTGGTGCCCTCGACCCTGCGCATCCTCGTGCACCAGTTGCCCGAGCGCGCGCAGATCGACGTCCCGGTCACCGAGCAGCTGATCGTCGAGTTCTACTCCAAGTAA
- the rpsK gene encoding 30S ribosomal protein S11: MPPKSRTGAGVKKVRRKEKKNVSHGHAHIKSTFNNTIVSITDPTGAVIAWASSGHVGFKGSRKSTPFAAQMAAENAARKAAEHGMKKVDVFVKGPGSGRETAIRSLQAAGLEVGTIQDVTPQPHNGCRPPKRRRV; encoded by the coding sequence ATGCCACCGAAGTCTCGTACCGGCGCCGGAGTCAAGAAGGTCCGGCGCAAGGAAAAGAAGAACGTCTCGCACGGGCACGCCCACATCAAGAGCACGTTCAACAACACCATCGTCTCGATCACCGACCCGACCGGCGCCGTCATCGCGTGGGCGTCCTCCGGTCACGTCGGCTTCAAGGGCTCCCGCAAGTCCACCCCGTTCGCGGCGCAGATGGCCGCTGAGAACGCCGCCCGCAAGGCGGCCGAGCACGGGATGAAGAAGGTCGACGTGTTCGTCAAGGGCCCCGGCTCCGGCCGGGAGACCGCGATCCGCTCGCTGCAGGCGGCGGGCCTCGAGGTCGGCACCATCCAGGACGTGACCCCGCAGCCGCACAACGGTTGCCGCCCGCCCAAGCGGCGCCGGGTCTGA
- the rpsM gene encoding 30S ribosomal protein S13, with the protein MARVAGVDLPREKRMEIALTYIFGIGRTRSKELLAATGISPDLRAKDLTDEDVVKLRDHIENNFKVEGDLRREVQADIRRKIEIGCYEGLRWRRGLPVRGQRTKTNARTRKGPKKTVAGKKKAGKK; encoded by the coding sequence ATGGCACGCGTCGCAGGCGTCGACCTCCCCCGCGAGAAGCGGATGGAGATCGCGCTGACCTACATCTTCGGTATCGGCCGGACCCGCTCCAAGGAGCTGCTGGCCGCCACCGGGATCAGCCCGGACCTGCGGGCCAAGGACTTGACCGACGAGGACGTCGTCAAGCTCCGCGATCACATCGAGAACAACTTCAAGGTCGAGGGTGACCTCCGCCGCGAGGTGCAGGCCGACATCCGGCGCAAGATCGAGATCGGTTGCTACGAGGGCCTGCGGTGGCGCCGCGGTCTGCCAGTGCGCGGTCAGCGCACCAAGACCAACGCCCGCACCCGCAAGGGCCCGAAGAAGACCGTCGCCGGCAAGAAGAAGGCCGGAAAGAAGTGA
- the rpmJ gene encoding 50S ribosomal protein L36 — protein sequence MKVNPSVKKICDKCKVIRRHGRVMVICENLRHKQRQG from the coding sequence GTGAAGGTCAACCCGAGCGTCAAGAAGATCTGCGACAAGTGCAAGGTGATCCGCCGCCACGGCCGGGTCATGGTGATCTGCGAGAACCTGCGCCACAAGCAGCGCCAGGGCTGA
- the infA gene encoding translation initiation factor IF-1, with protein MGKKDGAIEVEGRVVEPLPNAMFRVELENGHKVLAHISGKMRQHYIRILPEDRVVVELSPYDLSRGRIVYRYK; from the coding sequence ATGGGCAAGAAGGACGGGGCCATCGAGGTCGAAGGCCGCGTGGTCGAGCCACTCCCCAACGCGATGTTCCGCGTCGAGTTGGAGAACGGCCACAAGGTGCTGGCACACATCAGCGGCAAGATGCGGCAGCACTACATCCGCATCCTGCCCGAGGACCGGGTCGTCGTAGAGCTCTCGCCCTACGACCTGTCCCGCGGCCGCATCGTCTACCGCTACAAGTGA
- the map gene encoding type I methionyl aminopeptidase, with product MIEIKTPAQLEAMRAAGLVVAKALAAVATAARPGVSTQELDELAEQTIRDAGAVPSFKGYHGFPASICASVNEQIVHGIPSRGQVLAEGDLISVDCGAILDDWHGDSAVTLFVGSVTDAESALSSATKAAMEAGIAAVTPGARLTDISHAIETSVHSSERAHGRDYGIVREYGGHGIGSSMHMDPFLPNYGKPGKGPRLRVGMAIAIEPMLTLGTEETVELEDGWTVVTADGSRAAHWEHTVAVTDNGPWVLTAPE from the coding sequence ATGATCGAGATCAAGACGCCCGCCCAGCTCGAGGCCATGCGCGCCGCCGGGCTGGTCGTGGCGAAGGCCCTGGCCGCCGTCGCCACCGCCGCCCGCCCGGGGGTCAGCACGCAGGAGCTCGACGAGCTCGCCGAGCAGACCATCCGCGACGCGGGCGCGGTGCCCTCGTTCAAGGGCTACCACGGCTTCCCGGCCAGCATCTGCGCCTCGGTCAACGAGCAGATCGTGCACGGCATCCCCTCGCGCGGGCAGGTGCTCGCCGAGGGCGACCTGATCTCCGTCGACTGCGGCGCCATCCTCGACGACTGGCACGGCGACTCCGCCGTCACCCTGTTCGTCGGCTCCGTCACCGACGCCGAGTCCGCGCTGTCCTCGGCCACCAAGGCGGCCATGGAGGCGGGCATCGCCGCGGTCACCCCCGGCGCCCGGCTCACCGACATCTCCCACGCCATCGAGACGTCGGTGCACAGCAGCGAGCGGGCCCACGGCCGCGATTACGGCATCGTCCGCGAGTACGGCGGCCACGGCATCGGCAGCTCCATGCACATGGACCCGTTCCTGCCCAACTACGGCAAGCCCGGCAAGGGCCCCCGCCTGCGAGTCGGCATGGCCATCGCCATCGAGCCCATGCTCACCCTCGGCACCGAGGAAACCGTCGAACTCGAGGACGGCTGGACGGTCGTCACCGCCGACGGCTCCCGCGCCGCCCACTGGGAGCACACGGTCGCCGTCACCGACAACGGCCCGTGGGTGCTCACCGCCCCCGAATAG
- a CDS encoding adenylate kinase yields the protein MTRVVLVGPPGAGKGTQAAALSEELGVPHISTGDLFRAHITNNTELGQDVKRYLDSGQLVPDEVTNEMVRERLDEADARGGFLLDGFPRNVGQAEVLGKILSSTGQSLDAVVEFKVDEDVVVKRLLARGRTDDNEDVIRRRQEIYRSETAPLLDYYGTSVITVDAVGEVDDITGRVLSALRDRT from the coding sequence GTGACGCGTGTTGTTCTCGTTGGACCGCCCGGAGCGGGCAAGGGCACCCAGGCGGCCGCGCTCAGCGAAGAGCTCGGCGTGCCGCACATCTCCACCGGGGACCTGTTCCGGGCGCACATCACGAACAACACCGAACTCGGCCAGGACGTCAAGCGCTACCTCGACTCCGGGCAGCTGGTCCCGGACGAGGTGACCAACGAGATGGTGCGCGAGCGGCTCGACGAGGCCGACGCGCGCGGCGGGTTCCTGCTCGACGGGTTCCCGCGCAACGTCGGCCAGGCCGAGGTGCTCGGCAAGATCCTCAGCAGCACCGGCCAGTCCCTCGACGCCGTCGTCGAGTTCAAGGTCGACGAGGACGTCGTGGTCAAGCGGCTGCTGGCCAGGGGCCGCACCGACGACAACGAGGACGTCATCCGCCGCCGCCAGGAGATCTACCGGTCGGAGACCGCGCCGCTGCTGGACTACTACGGCACCTCGGTGATCACCGTGGACGCCGTCGGCGAGGTCGACGACATCACCGGGCGCGTGCTCTCGGCGCTGCGCGACCGGACGTGA
- the secY gene encoding preprotein translocase subunit SecY: protein MFSAFRSALATPDLRRKILFTLGIIVVYRVGALLPSPGVSYPNVQKCLDLVSDSNSSVFGLLNLFSGGALLQLSVFALGIMPYITASIIIQLLTVVIPRFEQLKKEGQAGQGKLTQYTRYLTIALAVLQATGIVAMADRKQLFGNCPDDIIPNSNVFTLAVVVITMTAGTALIMWFGELITERGIGNGMSLLMFVNIAARIPAEGGNILNRNGGLVFAMVLVFGLLIIGSVVFVEQGQRRIPVQYAKRMIGRRMYGGTSTYLPLKVNQAGVIPVIFASSLLYLPDLISRLVGQDSSAWQRFISNHIVNQASWVHIGIYFALIIFFTYFYITITFNVNERADEMKKFGGFIPGIRPGRPTSEYLSFVLSRITLPGSIYLGIIAVLPNFFLEITDPGQNQNFPFGGTAVLIMVGVGLDTVKQIESQLMQRNYEGFLK from the coding sequence GTGTTCAGCGCCTTCCGCTCGGCTCTCGCGACGCCGGACTTGCGCCGTAAGATCCTTTTCACGCTCGGGATCATCGTGGTCTACCGAGTCGGCGCACTGCTGCCTTCGCCGGGCGTGTCCTACCCGAACGTCCAGAAGTGCCTGGACCTGGTGTCCGACAGCAACAGCAGCGTCTTCGGCCTGCTGAACCTGTTCAGCGGCGGCGCCTTGCTGCAGCTGTCGGTCTTCGCGCTCGGGATCATGCCCTACATCACCGCGAGCATCATCATCCAGCTGTTGACGGTGGTGATCCCCCGGTTCGAGCAGCTGAAGAAGGAAGGCCAGGCGGGCCAGGGCAAGCTCACGCAGTACACGCGCTACCTGACGATCGCGCTCGCGGTCCTGCAGGCGACCGGCATCGTCGCCATGGCCGACCGCAAGCAGCTGTTCGGCAACTGCCCCGACGACATCATCCCGAACAGCAACGTGTTCACGCTGGCCGTCGTGGTCATCACGATGACCGCGGGCACCGCGCTGATCATGTGGTTCGGTGAGCTGATCACCGAGCGCGGGATCGGCAACGGCATGTCGCTGCTGATGTTCGTCAACATCGCGGCGCGCATCCCGGCCGAGGGCGGCAACATCCTCAACCGCAACGGCGGCCTGGTGTTCGCCATGGTGCTGGTGTTCGGCCTGCTGATCATCGGCAGCGTCGTGTTCGTCGAGCAGGGCCAGCGCCGGATCCCGGTGCAGTACGCCAAGCGCATGATCGGTCGCCGCATGTACGGCGGCACCTCGACGTACCTGCCGCTGAAGGTCAACCAGGCTGGCGTCATCCCGGTCATCTTCGCGTCGTCGCTGCTCTACCTGCCCGACCTGATCTCGCGGCTGGTCGGCCAGGACAGCTCCGCCTGGCAGCGGTTCATCTCGAACCACATCGTCAACCAGGCCAGCTGGGTGCACATCGGCATCTACTTCGCGCTGATCATCTTCTTCACGTACTTCTACATCACCATCACGTTCAACGTGAACGAGCGCGCTGACGAGATGAAGAAGTTCGGCGGCTTCATCCCGGGCATCCGCCCCGGTCGCCCGACGTCTGAGTACCTGAGCTTCGTGTTGAGCCGCATCACGCTCCCCGGCTCGATCTACCTCGGCATCATCGCGGTGCTGCCCAACTTCTTCCTCGAGATCACCGACCCCGGTCAGAACCAGAACTTCCCGTTCGGTGGCACCGCCGTCCTCATCATGGTCGGCGTCGGTCTCGACACCGTGAAGCAGATCGAGAGCCAGCTGATGCAGCGCAACTACGAAGGGTTCCTCAAGTGA
- a CDS encoding LysE family translocator: MWVLIFLGAAFLVAMTPGANNLLGMHHGMRYGPARGTTALLGRLTGFALLITAVAAGLGGLLAASEVALTVVKWLGVGYLVYLGVRILTARSTPEDTQDDLVAPDLFSLARKEFLVAVTNPKAVLIFTAFVPQFVEPDRGSVTAQVLVLGALYLVAELVAGTIYVGVGAVVRAVRMSRRAHRRLDQGTGVVLLGMAALLATSPR; the protein is encoded by the coding sequence ATGTGGGTCCTCATCTTCCTCGGCGCCGCCTTCCTGGTGGCCATGACCCCCGGGGCGAACAACCTCCTCGGCATGCACCACGGCATGCGGTACGGACCCGCCAGGGGCACCACCGCGCTGCTCGGTCGGCTCACCGGGTTCGCCCTGCTCATCACGGCCGTCGCAGCCGGTCTCGGTGGTCTGCTGGCCGCCTCTGAGGTGGCGCTCACCGTCGTCAAGTGGCTCGGTGTCGGGTACCTGGTGTACCTCGGCGTCCGGATCCTCACCGCCAGGTCCACCCCCGAGGACACCCAGGACGACCTGGTCGCGCCGGACCTGTTCTCCTTGGCGCGCAAGGAGTTCCTGGTCGCGGTCACCAACCCCAAGGCCGTCCTGATCTTCACCGCGTTCGTGCCCCAGTTCGTCGAGCCCGACCGCGGTTCGGTGACCGCGCAGGTGCTCGTGCTCGGTGCGCTGTACCTGGTGGCCGAGCTCGTCGCCGGGACGATCTACGTGGGGGTCGGCGCGGTGGTGCGGGCGGTGCGGATGAGCCGCAGGGCGCACCGCCGGTTGGACCAGGGCACCGGTGTCGTGCTGCTCGGCATGGCCGCTTTGTTAGCCACATCACCCCGGTGA
- a CDS encoding class I SAM-dependent methyltransferase, giving the protein MTTRMADGSAGDADYGDIGKVYSGHRNPDPRIAAAITAALGGAGSVLNVGAGAGSYEPDDRTVTAVEPSASMRALRPADRPAVDATAEALPFPDATFDAAMSTFSVHQWSDVAAGLAELRRVTRGPIVLLTADPDLVRDFWLYEYAPEVLDVEARRYPAISTLAAALGDIRATRVPIPHDCVDGFNEAYYARPEKLLDPGARQACSSWSFVDTDVVERFTAHLGKDLADGTWYRKHGHLRTQPTYTGSLILVTAVSA; this is encoded by the coding sequence ATGACGACTCGGATGGCCGATGGCAGCGCGGGCGACGCGGACTACGGCGACATCGGCAAGGTCTACTCCGGGCACCGCAACCCGGACCCGAGGATCGCGGCCGCCATCACCGCCGCCCTCGGCGGTGCCGGGTCGGTGCTCAACGTGGGGGCGGGGGCGGGGTCCTACGAACCCGACGACCGGACCGTGACCGCCGTCGAGCCCTCCGCGTCGATGCGGGCCCTCCGCCCGGCCGACCGGCCCGCCGTCGACGCCACCGCCGAGGCGTTGCCCTTCCCCGACGCCACCTTCGACGCGGCCATGTCGACCTTCTCGGTGCACCAGTGGTCCGACGTCGCCGCGGGCCTGGCCGAGCTGCGCCGGGTCACCCGGGGTCCGATCGTGCTGCTGACCGCGGACCCGGACCTGGTGCGCGACTTCTGGCTCTACGAGTACGCCCCGGAGGTGCTGGACGTGGAGGCTCGCCGCTACCCGGCGATCAGCACCCTGGCCGCGGCCCTCGGCGACATCCGCGCCACCCGGGTCCCCATCCCCCACGACTGCGTCGACGGCTTCAACGAGGCCTACTACGCCAGGCCGGAGAAGCTCCTGGACCCCGGCGCCCGTCAAGCCTGCTCGTCGTGGAGCTTCGTGGACACCGACGTGGTGGAGCGGTTCACCGCCCACCTGGGCAAGGACCTGGCGGATGGCACCTGGTACCGCAAGCACGGGCACCTGCGCACCCAGCCCACCTACACCGGCTCCCTGATCCTCGTCACTGCAGTCAGCGCGTAG
- the rplO gene encoding 50S ribosomal protein L15 — protein MMAIKIHHLRPAPGANTAKTRVGRGEGSKGKTAGRGTKGTKARKNVPARFEGGQMPIQMRLPKLKGFKNRFRVEYQVVNVGDIATAFPDGGTVGIADLVAAGLVRKNNLVKVLADGDLNGVKLDVTADKFSASAAEKLASAGGTATALVA, from the coding sequence CTGATGGCCATCAAGATCCACCACCTGCGGCCAGCCCCCGGCGCCAACACCGCCAAGACCCGTGTCGGTCGCGGTGAGGGCTCCAAGGGCAAGACCGCTGGCCGAGGCACCAAGGGCACCAAGGCGCGCAAGAACGTCCCCGCGCGCTTCGAGGGTGGCCAGATGCCGATCCAGATGCGGCTGCCGAAGCTCAAGGGCTTCAAGAACCGCTTCCGGGTCGAGTACCAGGTCGTCAACGTCGGTGACATCGCCACCGCGTTCCCCGACGGCGGCACGGTCGGCATCGCCGACCTGGTCGCGGCTGGTCTCGTCCGCAAGAACAACCTCGTCAAGGTCCTCGCCGACGGCGACCTCAACGGCGTCAAGCTCGACGTCACCGCCGACAAGTTCTCCGCGTCCGCCGCGGAGAAGCTGGCTTCCGCCGGTGGCACCGCCACCGCGCTGGTGGCCTAA
- the rpmD gene encoding 50S ribosomal protein L30, giving the protein MAQLKVTQVRSSIGTKRNHRESLRTLGLRKIRQTTVREDTPEVRGLIHTVRHLVTVEEVD; this is encoded by the coding sequence ATGGCTCAGCTGAAGGTCACGCAGGTGCGCAGCTCCATCGGCACCAAGCGCAACCACCGTGAGTCCCTGCGCACCCTCGGCCTGCGCAAGATCCGGCAGACCACGGTCCGCGAGGACACGCCAGAGGTGCGCGGCCTCATCCACACCGTCCGCCACCTCGTCACCGTCGAGGAGGTCGACTGA